In Denitratisoma sp. DHT3, one DNA window encodes the following:
- a CDS encoding type II toxin-antitoxin system Phd/YefM family antitoxin, translated as MTRAKKAAKSGPVFITDRGKPAHVLLSFEDYQRLTKQRRNIADALAMPDIADIEFEPPRVTIEVQPADLS; from the coding sequence GTGACGCGGGCAAAGAAGGCCGCCAAGAGCGGCCCGGTGTTCATCACGGATCGCGGTAAACCTGCGCATGTGCTGTTGAGCTTCGAGGACTATCAGCGGCTGACAAAGCAGCGGCGCAACATCGCCGACGCGCTGGCGATGCCGGATATTGCGGACATCGAGTTCGAGCCGCCGCGCGTGACCATTGAAGTCCAGCCAGCTGATCTTTCATGA
- a CDS encoding RNA polymerase sigma factor — protein sequence MTWHGVDLRWAYADLLGGIQRRTGCVHRAGDVLHDSLIRLALATTREPIARPHAYLRTVVGTVLTDHYRDDARWAPLPDYEDWTGEGNFAALAPSAERVAQLRACLSAAQRVFDRLPAKRREVFWLFRIDGLSCRAIAERLGLSIRTVENHVMRTMVDLRDAEELMI from the coding sequence ATGACCTGGCACGGGGTGGATCTGCGGTGGGCGTACGCCGATCTGCTTGGGGGTATCCAGCGACGGACGGGGTGCGTCCATCGTGCAGGCGATGTATTGCACGATTCCCTGATCCGACTGGCCCTGGCGACGACGCGCGAACCCATCGCGCGGCCGCATGCCTATCTGCGTACCGTGGTCGGCACGGTGCTGACCGACCATTACCGCGACGATGCTCGCTGGGCGCCCTTGCCCGATTACGAAGACTGGACCGGGGAAGGCAACTTTGCCGCGCTCGCCCCATCGGCTGAACGAGTCGCGCAGTTACGCGCCTGCCTGAGCGCCGCGCAGCGCGTGTTCGACCGCCTGCCGGCCAAGCGCCGCGAAGTGTTCTGGTTGTTCCGCATCGACGGATTGAGTTGCCGGGCAATCGCCGAGCGCCTTGGGCTTTCCATCCGCACCGTGGAAAACCACGTCATGCGCACCATGGTCGATCTGCGCGATGCAGAGGAGTTGATGATTTGA
- a CDS encoding FecR family protein, giving the protein MREEAARWFTRMLGTEVDDPERGRFEAWLTSNPAHAREYAAFEEFWQRLDSPQGWETVGQGLDRKREQRRRLLKNHLGAILLVSIGGEAAWWQWRHTAIWEVALRSEIGQPRRAILDDGSQLTLGATSAAEVSYSRAERRIVLQQGEAAFDVVRDAERPFIVEAGDIRVTVLGTRFAVNRLVDRTRVSVDHGCVQIETGPFWRRRRIQLQDGEVAELIFSPNAEAQLARVQRNAAGAFAFESGFIDLENAGLAEIATTFSRYRKAPVVLAGPLGSESRVTASVNIADVEGFLRLLPKMATVDVRFEANGKAVLQRH; this is encoded by the coding sequence GTGCGCGAGGAGGCAGCGCGCTGGTTTACCCGCATGCTCGGCACTGAAGTCGATGACCCGGAACGGGGACGTTTCGAGGCCTGGCTCACCAGCAATCCGGCGCATGCCCGTGAATACGCGGCTTTCGAGGAGTTCTGGCAGCGCCTGGATAGTCCGCAAGGATGGGAAACCGTCGGCCAGGGGCTGGATCGCAAGCGCGAACAACGCCGACGCTTGTTGAAAAATCACCTGGGCGCCATCCTGCTGGTCAGCATTGGCGGCGAAGCGGCCTGGTGGCAATGGCGCCACACCGCCATCTGGGAAGTTGCCCTGCGCAGCGAGATCGGCCAACCCAGGCGGGCAATCCTCGATGACGGCAGCCAGCTTACCCTCGGTGCGACCAGCGCGGCCGAAGTCAGTTACAGCCGGGCCGAGCGCCGTATCGTGCTCCAGCAGGGCGAGGCCGCGTTCGACGTCGTACGCGATGCGGAGCGTCCCTTCATCGTCGAGGCTGGCGATATCCGAGTCACTGTGCTGGGAACGCGTTTTGCCGTCAACCGGCTGGTCGACCGCACTCGCGTCAGCGTCGATCACGGGTGCGTCCAGATCGAGACAGGCCCTTTCTGGCGGCGCCGGCGCATCCAGTTGCAGGATGGCGAAGTCGCCGAACTCATCTTCTCGCCAAATGCCGAAGCCCAACTCGCCCGCGTCCAGCGCAACGCGGCCGGCGCTTTCGCCTTCGAGAGCGGCTTCATCGACCTGGAAAACGCCGGTCTCGCCGAGATCGCCACCACCTTCTCGCGCTACCGCAAGGCGCCGGTCGTCCTGGCGGGCCCGCTCGGAAGCGAATCGCGTGTCACCGCCTCGGTAAACATTGCCGACGTCGAGGGTTTCTTACGGTTGCTGCCGAAAATGGCTACTGTCGATGTGCGCTTCGAAGCCAATGGCAAGGCGGTTCTGCAGCGGCATTGA